Proteins encoded within one genomic window of Calonectris borealis chromosome 1, bCalBor7.hap1.2, whole genome shotgun sequence:
- the TMEM213 gene encoding transmembrane protein 213, with the protein MKHFSGEPWAAFAVLFFAAALRYSCSAAAEDVSNVSTSSMLTTEYEAPCLSVNFCTQAAMCCPTGVDDYGWIAAAVGWSLWFLTLILLCVDKAMKLRPDEPKYLVA; encoded by the exons ATGAAGCACTTCTCCGGTGAGCCCTGGGCAGCCTTCGCTGTGCTCTTCTTCGCCGCCGCGCTCCGGTATTCCTGCTCAGCAG CAGCTGAAGACGTCTCCAATGTTTCAACAAGCTCCATGCTCACAACTGAGTACGAAGCACCATGTCTTA GCGTGAACTTCTGCACGCAAGCGGCCATGTGCTGCCCGACGGGGGTGGACGATTATGGATGGATTGCAGCGGCCGTCGGCTGGAGCCTCTGGTTTCTGACTCTCATCCTACTCTGCGTGGACAAGGCCATGAAACTGCGGCCTGACGAACCCAAGTATTTGGTGGCCTGA
- the ATP6V0A4 gene encoding V-type proton ATPase 116 kDa subunit a 4 isoform X2 yields MASVFRSEEMTLMQLFLQVEAAYCCVAELGELGLVQFRDLNANVNSFQRKFVNEVRRCESLERILRFLENEMEDNVEIIKLEKYPETPLPREMIDMETVLEKLEAELLEANQNQQTLKQNFLELTELKHLLKKTQDFFEAETNLPDDFFSEDTSGLLELRSTPAAAAAKLGFTAGVIKRERMIPFERLLWRACRGNIYLRYTEMDTPLEDPVTREEVKKNVFIIFYQGEQLKQKIKKICDGFRATVYPCPESATERREMLDGVNTRIEDLNTVITQTESHRQRLLHEAAANLWSWGIKVKKIKAIYHILNCCNIDVTQQCVIAEIWFPVADAGRIKRALHQGMERSGSTIAPILTAIHTRMAPPTFNRTNKFTAGFQNIVDAYGVGNYREMNPAPYTIITFPFLFAVMFGDCGHGAVMLGFALWMVINEKSLLAQKSTNEIWNTFFSGRYLILLMGIFSMYTGFIYNDCFSKSFNIFGSSWHIIPMFKNSTWNKDVLLDNTVLQLDPAVPGVYSGNPYPFGIDPIWNVASNKLTFLNSYKMKMSVVIGIVHMIFGVILSLFNHIYFKKYINIILQFIPEMIFIISLFGYLVFMIIFKWCHFDVHSSQSAPSILIHFINMFLFNYGDTSNAPLYLHQKEVQSFLVIFALIAVPWMLLIKPFILRANHQKAQRMIRSQAISGNPGGENEVDVPETNHSKKASQGDHSGGHGGHEDDDEEFNFGDTFVHQAIHTIEYCLGCISNTASYLRLWALSLAHAQLSEVLWTMVMHNGFNNSGWAGLIVIFIIFAAFAVLTVAILLVMEGLSAFLHALRLHWVEFQNKFYVGAGYKFSPFSFKHIIDGTAEE; encoded by the exons ATGGCCTCGGTCTTCCGGAGTGAGGAGATGACTCTGATGCAGCTCTTTCTGCAGGTGGAGGCTGCCTACTGCTGCGTGGCTGAGCTCGGGGAGCTGGGTCTGGTCCAGTTCAGAGAT CTGAATGCGAATGTGAACAGCTTCCAGAGAAAGTTTGTGAATGAAGTGAGAAGGTGTGAATCCTTGGAGAGGATCCTGC GTTTTCTGGAAAATGAGATGGAAGACAATGTTGAGATAATCAAACTAGAAAAGTACCCAGAGACCCCCCTGCCTCGGGAAATGATTGATATGGAG ACAGTGCTGGAGAAACTTGAAGCCGAGCTGCTGGAAGCCAACCAGAACCAGCAAACACTGAAGCAGAACTTCCTCGAGTTGACGGAGCTCAAACATCTGCTGAAGAAAACCCAGGACTTCTTTGAG GCAGAAACCAATCTGCCAGATGATTTCTTCAGTGAAGACACATCTGGACTGCTGGAGCTGAGAAGCACTCCTGCCGCTGCAGCTGCCAAGCTGGG ATTCACAGCAGGGGTAATAAAGAGGGAAAGGATGATACCCTTTGAGCGTTTACTGTGGCGAGCCTGCAGGGGAAACATCTACCTGAGGTACACTGAAATGGACACCCCCCTGGAGGACCCTGTGACG AGAGAAGAGGTGAAGAAGAACGTGTTTATTATCTTCTATCAAGGAGAGCAGCTTAAACAAAAAATCAAGAAGATTTGTGATGG ATTTCGTGCCACAGTCTATCCCTGTCCAGAGTCTGCCACGGAGCGCCGAGAAATGCTTGATGGAGTCAACACAAGGATCGAAGATTTAAACACA GTGATAACTCAAACCGAGTCCCACCGCCAGCGACTGCTGCATGAGGCAGCAGCCAACTTGTGGTCCTGGGGGATCAAGGTGAAGAAAATCAAGGCCATCTACCACATCCTGAATTGCTGCAACATTGACGTCACCCAGCAGTGCGTCATCGCAGAGATCTGGTTCCCAGTGGCTGATGCTGGCCGGATAAAAAGAGCTCTCCATCAGGGAATG GAGCGCAGTGGCTCTACTATCGCTCCTATCCTGACCGCCATACACACCAGGATGGCACCGCCCACCTTCAACAGGACCAACAAGTTCACAGCTGGATTTCAGAACATTGTGGATGCGTATGGTGTGGGCAACTACAGGGAGATGAACCCAG ctCCATACACTATCATTACCTTTCCCTTCTTGTTTGCGGTGATGTTTGGGGATTGTGGCCATGGCGCTGTCATGCTGGGCTTTGCACTCTGGATGGTCATTAACGAGAAGAGCCTTCTTGCCCAGAAAAGTACTAATGAG ATCTGGAACACCTTTTTCAGCGGGCGCTACCTGATCCTGCTCATGGGCATATTCTCCATGTACACTGGCTTCATCTACAATGACTGCTTCTCCAAGTCGTTCAACATCTTTGGCTCTTCCTGGCATATCATCCCCATGTTTAAAAATAGCACTTGGAA TAAGGATGTGCTTCTGGACAATACGGTGCTGCAGTTGGATCCAGCGGTCCCAGGAGTCTACTCTGGAAATCCATATCCGTTTGGAATAGATCCG atcTGGAATGTTGCATCAAACAAGCTGACTTTCCTGAACTCCTACAAAATGAAGATGTCAGTTGTCATAGGGATTGTGCACATGATTTTTGGGGTGATACTCAGTCTCTTCAACCACAT CTACTTCAAGAAATACATAAACATTATCCTTCAGTTCATTCCAGAAATGATTTTTATTATCTCTCTTTTTGGCTACCTGGTCTTCATGATTATTTTCAAATGGTGTCATTTTGATGTCCACTCATCCCAGAGTGCACCAAGCATCCTCATCCACTTCATCAATATGTTTCTGTTCAATTATGGTGACACTTCAAATGCTCCATTATATCTGCATCAG AAAGAAGTGCAGAGTTTCTTGGTCATATTTGCTCTGATTGCTGTTCCCTGGATGCTCCTAATTAAACCTTTCATCCTCCGAGCCAACCACCAGAAAGCGCAGCGCATG attCGGTCTCAAGCCATCTCAGGAAACCCTGGAGGTGAAAATGAGGTAGATGTCCCAGAGACCAATCACTCCAAGAAAGCTTCACAGGGAGACCACAGTGGTGGCCATGGAGGACATGAGGATGATGATGAAGAG TTCAATTTTGGAGACACATTTGTCCACCAGGCTATCCATACCATTGAATACTGCCTTGGCTGCATCTCCAACACAGCATCCTACTTGCGGCTCTGGGCGCTGAGTTTAGCCCATGCAC aaCTGTCAGAGGTCCTTTGGACCATGGTGATGCACAACGGGTTCAACAACAGCGGCTGGGCAGGCCTCATTGTCATCTTTATCATCTTTGCGGCATTTGCAGTGCTGACAGTAGCCATCCTGCTTGTCATGGAGGGGCTCTCAGCCTTTCTGCACGCCTTGCGTCTGCACTG gGTGGAGTTCCAGAACAAGTTCTACGTAGGAGCCGGGTACAAATTTTCTCCGTTCTCCTTCAAGCACATCATCGATGGCACCGCAGAAGAGTGA
- the ATP6V0A4 gene encoding V-type proton ATPase 116 kDa subunit a 4 isoform X1 — MASVFRSEEMTLMQLFLQVEAAYCCVAELGELGLVQFRDLNANVNSFQRKFVNEVRRCESLERILRFLENEMEDNVEIIKLEKYPETPLPREMIDMETVLEKLEAELLEANQNQQTLKQNFLELTELKHLLKKTQDFFEAETNLPDDFFSEDTSGLLELRSTPAAAAAKLGFTAGVIKRERMIPFERLLWRACRGNIYLRYTEMDTPLEDPVTREEVKKNVFIIFYQGEQLKQKIKKICDGFRATVYPCPESATERREMLDGVNTRIEDLNTVITQTESHRQRLLHEAAANLWSWGIKVKKIKAIYHILNCCNIDVTQQCVIAEIWFPVADAGRIKRALHQGMERSGSTIAPILTAIHTRMAPPTFNRTNKFTAGFQNIVDAYGVGNYREMNPAPYTIITFPFLFAVMFGDCGHGAVMLGFALWMVINEKSLLAQKSTNEIWNTFFSGRYLILLMGIFSMYTGFIYNDCFSKSFNIFGSSWHIIPMFKNSTWNKDVLLDNTVLQLDPAVPGVYSGNPYPFGIDPIWNVASNKLTFLNSYKMKMSVVIGIVHMIFGVILSLFNHIYFKKYINIILQFIPEMIFIISLFGYLVFMIIFKWCHFDVHSSQSAPSILIHFINMFLFNYGDTSNAPLYLHQKEVQSFLVIFALIAVPWMLLIKPFILRANHQKAQRMFNFGDTFVHQAIHTIEYCLGCISNTASYLRLWALSLAHAQLSEVLWTMVMHNGFNNSGWAGLIVIFIIFAAFAVLTVAILLVMEGLSAFLHALRLHWVEFQNKFYVGAGYKFSPFSFKHIIDGTAEE, encoded by the exons ATGGCCTCGGTCTTCCGGAGTGAGGAGATGACTCTGATGCAGCTCTTTCTGCAGGTGGAGGCTGCCTACTGCTGCGTGGCTGAGCTCGGGGAGCTGGGTCTGGTCCAGTTCAGAGAT CTGAATGCGAATGTGAACAGCTTCCAGAGAAAGTTTGTGAATGAAGTGAGAAGGTGTGAATCCTTGGAGAGGATCCTGC GTTTTCTGGAAAATGAGATGGAAGACAATGTTGAGATAATCAAACTAGAAAAGTACCCAGAGACCCCCCTGCCTCGGGAAATGATTGATATGGAG ACAGTGCTGGAGAAACTTGAAGCCGAGCTGCTGGAAGCCAACCAGAACCAGCAAACACTGAAGCAGAACTTCCTCGAGTTGACGGAGCTCAAACATCTGCTGAAGAAAACCCAGGACTTCTTTGAG GCAGAAACCAATCTGCCAGATGATTTCTTCAGTGAAGACACATCTGGACTGCTGGAGCTGAGAAGCACTCCTGCCGCTGCAGCTGCCAAGCTGGG ATTCACAGCAGGGGTAATAAAGAGGGAAAGGATGATACCCTTTGAGCGTTTACTGTGGCGAGCCTGCAGGGGAAACATCTACCTGAGGTACACTGAAATGGACACCCCCCTGGAGGACCCTGTGACG AGAGAAGAGGTGAAGAAGAACGTGTTTATTATCTTCTATCAAGGAGAGCAGCTTAAACAAAAAATCAAGAAGATTTGTGATGG ATTTCGTGCCACAGTCTATCCCTGTCCAGAGTCTGCCACGGAGCGCCGAGAAATGCTTGATGGAGTCAACACAAGGATCGAAGATTTAAACACA GTGATAACTCAAACCGAGTCCCACCGCCAGCGACTGCTGCATGAGGCAGCAGCCAACTTGTGGTCCTGGGGGATCAAGGTGAAGAAAATCAAGGCCATCTACCACATCCTGAATTGCTGCAACATTGACGTCACCCAGCAGTGCGTCATCGCAGAGATCTGGTTCCCAGTGGCTGATGCTGGCCGGATAAAAAGAGCTCTCCATCAGGGAATG GAGCGCAGTGGCTCTACTATCGCTCCTATCCTGACCGCCATACACACCAGGATGGCACCGCCCACCTTCAACAGGACCAACAAGTTCACAGCTGGATTTCAGAACATTGTGGATGCGTATGGTGTGGGCAACTACAGGGAGATGAACCCAG ctCCATACACTATCATTACCTTTCCCTTCTTGTTTGCGGTGATGTTTGGGGATTGTGGCCATGGCGCTGTCATGCTGGGCTTTGCACTCTGGATGGTCATTAACGAGAAGAGCCTTCTTGCCCAGAAAAGTACTAATGAG ATCTGGAACACCTTTTTCAGCGGGCGCTACCTGATCCTGCTCATGGGCATATTCTCCATGTACACTGGCTTCATCTACAATGACTGCTTCTCCAAGTCGTTCAACATCTTTGGCTCTTCCTGGCATATCATCCCCATGTTTAAAAATAGCACTTGGAA TAAGGATGTGCTTCTGGACAATACGGTGCTGCAGTTGGATCCAGCGGTCCCAGGAGTCTACTCTGGAAATCCATATCCGTTTGGAATAGATCCG atcTGGAATGTTGCATCAAACAAGCTGACTTTCCTGAACTCCTACAAAATGAAGATGTCAGTTGTCATAGGGATTGTGCACATGATTTTTGGGGTGATACTCAGTCTCTTCAACCACAT CTACTTCAAGAAATACATAAACATTATCCTTCAGTTCATTCCAGAAATGATTTTTATTATCTCTCTTTTTGGCTACCTGGTCTTCATGATTATTTTCAAATGGTGTCATTTTGATGTCCACTCATCCCAGAGTGCACCAAGCATCCTCATCCACTTCATCAATATGTTTCTGTTCAATTATGGTGACACTTCAAATGCTCCATTATATCTGCATCAG AAAGAAGTGCAGAGTTTCTTGGTCATATTTGCTCTGATTGCTGTTCCCTGGATGCTCCTAATTAAACCTTTCATCCTCCGAGCCAACCACCAGAAAGCGCAGCGCATG TTCAATTTTGGAGACACATTTGTCCACCAGGCTATCCATACCATTGAATACTGCCTTGGCTGCATCTCCAACACAGCATCCTACTTGCGGCTCTGGGCGCTGAGTTTAGCCCATGCAC aaCTGTCAGAGGTCCTTTGGACCATGGTGATGCACAACGGGTTCAACAACAGCGGCTGGGCAGGCCTCATTGTCATCTTTATCATCTTTGCGGCATTTGCAGTGCTGACAGTAGCCATCCTGCTTGTCATGGAGGGGCTCTCAGCCTTTCTGCACGCCTTGCGTCTGCACTG gGTGGAGTTCCAGAACAAGTTCTACGTAGGAGCCGGGTACAAATTTTCTCCGTTCTCCTTCAAGCACATCATCGATGGCACCGCAGAAGAGTGA